Within the Gadus chalcogrammus isolate NIFS_2021 chromosome 15, NIFS_Gcha_1.0, whole genome shotgun sequence genome, the region tgtctgggtatgtgtgtctttgtgtgtgtgtgcgaaacaGTCGTTCATATTTCATTCTTCATTTTGGCTTATTAGAAGTTCCACAGTCATCTAAACTGACTGACCCGCTCCTGCTACAGACGCCGGCTATGAGTTTGACATCTGCTACACCTCCGTGCTGAAGAGGGCCATCCGCACCTTATGGACGGTGTTGGACAGCATTGACCAGATGTGGGTTCCTGTGCACCGAACGTGGCGGCTCAACGAACGCCACTACGGGGGTCTCACGGGGCTGAACAAGTCAGAGACCGCCGCCAAGCACGGCGAAGCCCAGGTGAAGGTATGGAGGCGCTCCTTCGACATCCCTCCTCCGACAATGGATCCGGGCCACGACTTCTATGCTGTCATCAGCAAGGTAACTGCTCCGTCACACGACCTCTCTCAATTGGGGGTATGCTCAGAGGAGTTACTCAAGGAGAAATCCATTCAGACGTTTGATAATCTGTCAAATTGACGTTGTTGTCGTTGGTTGCTTGTGTTGCTTGTGTTAAAATAAGAGGCAGCTAAGGGATAAGAACTGGGTCTTTCATGTGTTTTATTACCCGACCAAGGTTGCCGTTTTATCAATTGCTATGTCTGTGCTCTTATCGTGTGCAGCAATAGCAAAACCATTCAAATTACGTAAAATTAATCTTAACATCAGGAAAATTTACTTAACCCTGCCTGTGAAAACCAACACGCATCCTTGGCTTTTCCTCATGCAATATACTTTCTCTAGATCTGTGCTTATTTCTATCTATGACTGACAAATGTATCATAAGGCTTTTTAGGAGTCAAAGTTCAGTCACTGTCGGATTGGATAGATCAAAGGTCTGTCTGTATTGATAGACCCGTAGGGAAGCAATGTAGAGTCCTTAGATCAGGAGTGCATGCTATTGACCAGTTTGAGCTGAGGTGGTGTCATAATGTGGACAATTATTAACCTTTTAGAGCGTAGGCTCTTTGGATTCTGCCCACACATAGATATAGCACAAATGCAGCAAAGAAACATGCATTGATCTATAATGCAATCTTTTTTCAAAATCACAAAGATGGTCTTGTGCTTATTACAATATAATGTGTTTTGCTTACACATTATAGATTTTGCCATTCTGAAACGTACACACTACAAAAATTGTTACTTATACAAGTGTTATTTCCTTAAAATAAGCTAGCTAAGAAAACTCCAACATTTTAGGTTATGTCTTTGTCAGTTGATACTTCTCGCTTTGTTTTAAGCGCCAATGTGTGtctatatttgtattatgtttGGTAGGATCGTCGCTATGCTGACCTGAGTGCAGACCAGCTTCCTTCATGTGAGAGCCTTAAGGACACCATTGCGAGGGCACTTCCCTTCTGGAATGAGGAAATTGCACCACAGATCAAAAAGGGCAAGAGGGTCCTCATTGCTGCCCATGGCAACAGCCTAAGGGGAATCGTCAAACACCTGGAAGGTAACCAAATGAGGAATCTATTGTCCTATATATCTAGAGGTTTGTCCCAAAAAGTTCAAAATGCTTATTTGATAAGGCCCCACTTTGCTCTTTGTAACTAACTCAAAATAAACATAAAGTTACCAATATGGACCGGTTCTTAAATATATTgtggcagggaggagggaggggagtggcaggtctggcaacctgctggctccgaCCCCAAGCCTCACATTGACTCCCTCACTTTAACCATGCAAGCCTGCGGATCATTACGCAGGGGTGTTTGGGCTTAAAAGAGCTAGCAAACGACAGACAAGGGGAGTAAGGGAAGCTATAGGGCTAGCAAAGGACAGGCATGATCTGTGTGGTCGCCTGGAAGCACGGTACGGTCTAAGAGAAAGAGATGGCTAGAAAGTGTTGGACTGTATCCTAGaagaggtggatgacccttATCCCACCCGGGGGGTTTTGGTTCCTATGTAAATAAACCATCACTTTGAACTGCTCGCTCTGTGTTGTGTCGTTTTATCTGTCCAACTTggtggcgtggaaaccccacacccactggcctgcTACAATATGAACATAATTTACCCCAGCTTACAGCCATACATACAGTATCCTTtatttttaaagtttttttttggtttcactATCTCTTTGCTTGCTTTTCCACACTCAGGACACTGTAAGGAAAATGTGCTGCTCCACCTTTCAATTTGCAGCTCTCCCCTTGACAAATAATTGTGTGAAAAAAGCGTGAATTTCAGTTcgcaaaaataaatagaatcaTAGGGTTTTAACGGAGCAAAGCATGCAGGATGTACATGTCAGGACTGGAATTATCTGATTATTTTCTGTCCATTGTCTGTTCACTACATCGAAGTGCTTTGAGTTTGAGTGAACCAATTAACCAATGTTAATGCAATAATACAATTCCCTGACTGTGGTcatttcacctgtcactcaGGCATGTCAGAGGAGGCCATCATGGAGCTGAACCTTCCCACCGGCATCCCCATCCTCTACGAGCTTGACAAGAACCTGAAGCCTGTGAAGCCCATGCAGTTCCTGGGAGACAAAGAGACTGTGAGGAAGGCCATGGAGGCGGTGGCTGCCCAGGGGAAAGCAAAGAAGTAAAAAGCATAGGGATAGGTGCTAATCCTTTCTGTGGTCTACAGTGTAGAGGCTGAACACCAACCACATGTTTACAGATCACCGGTTTTGGCAGGAAGATGGCATTGGTGTGAATAAGGGTTGGATACAGAGAGGGACAGCTAGCATGATGGGGTGATCGTGATTCAGGCTAATGAATTCTATCTTCTTAAGTAATTTTATTTTCTCAGGTGACAGGGGACCTTACAAAAAGTTTGATGATACATTTCATACAAATAGTGTCAGAAAATGTAGTTACATTTTTGTCTGACTGGCAGTAATACTTTGCACTATCAAACACTAGTTTATGGTTAACTCTTGATGCAATTGAGTATTGCCATCTACACTCATTGCTATCTCTGATCTTACAATCAATGAGGTGTCTTGCTATATCTATGTGTTCTTGAATTGATGTGTGATATGTCTTTCTATCTTGTATTAATCACAAACTGGTATTTTTATTgagtaaaatatatatttcaatgtAGCAAGGCATGTTCAGTGCATTGAGAATTGTTGTATCCCCCAACTATTTGGATTTTCCTAATAAATGTATGGTTTTGAACACAtgtcaacatttacatttttctaaCTTGTTTTATGATTTGCATGACATGAATCGACCATTACTGTTTCCCCTTGGTTAGATAAATGGTTTCCTCGTTgaaaacagcatattttacTTTTATTCTCCTTGTGTTAGGTTTTCCATTTATTCTAAATACACACGAATATATTTtatagatttttatattttgtatacCTTTTCACCATGCTATTATTTTCACACCACAAGATGGAGCGAATATAATTCAATTTCTAGGGTAacatttaaaggcccactatgcaacttcgggcatttcttcgctgttttcttggtcttggcacgcacatttctctacacagcgccccctacagcttcgtagtagatattttacaacactgtcgtaatatctcgttgacgacccttccccatgcacttctacgcgagccatgtgcatttgttttaaaaagaagccggcgaatgcgtggagccatgtccgaagtagatgttcataaagtgtaggcaaggttagtgatgggcaaatgaagcttttataaagcattgaaccagttgagccactgtttcgaaaatgggttcattactcGAGGCTTCAGTGACCTCTGCTGGCGAAGTTCGAGGCTGCAGTGGATTCAACGTATCCCTGCTTTGAAAACTatttgacgcacaaacacacaaacccaaatacttaatagcatgatcttttcacgaataaagattgatctaaatacagatgtctaaattgttcttaaagggatatgcctagccttctgtccagataggctaactgatgtaggctaggataTAATTGAAACAGCATATTAAAACTTTCCCCCCAGGATTGGGATTCGAACCCGGATCCTCCACTCCACAGTCAGTGTGTTATCCCCTTGTCTACTCTGATCGAAATTTTACGTTGTTCTATTACATACATACCCTACTATGCACAACTCCCGTAAACGATTGTTGCatcgattgtgtttttttttcattaaataattaggcgGTGACCAGCTGGCTTCAGGcaaggttggttgggtgtgcttgaGTAACTCTAGGGGGTGATTATGTGGGATGGGGTTAGATTTGTATTGAGGTAGGCTGCCTTATGGATTGAgtaggtttctttttttttgctcaaagcttctCCACCGAGCCGCGGACCAGTCAAGTGATTCATTCAGGCAACGAACCAGTTGCTGGTTCGGATGTCATATGTCACGTGGTTTTATTATGATACATTTACGAATAAGATACATCTTATCAAAATACAGATgtctaaattgttcttaaaAGGATAGACCAGCCTATGTCCAAATAGGCTAGTAGACTAGGATATTGAAACAGCATTTTATAAAAACCTATAACATATTGACTTATTCTTATTCTATTCATtcgcttttaaatgttttattcattcgCTTTTCTAATAGGCCTATGTATTGTATTTCAATCTTGCCCCAGTAAAGCAACTAAAATTGCCATGCCCTATTCTTCGTACCGAGATTAGAACCCCGGTCTTTTGCACCAGAGTCAGTGTGTTATTCCCTACCCTAATCTTGTTGACGCAACACTTGTTTTATTACATAAATACTCTTCGCAACTCCCGTACACGGTTGTTGCTCCGattgtgtgttgttattttctttttttcattaaataattaggcgGTGACCTGGCTTCGGGCAAGGATGTTGGGTTTGCTTGAgttagacactcaaagattttGTATTGGGGTAGGCTGCCATGGTTTCGGTTTTGATTGATCTGAACTGCATTtaccacaatgcattgcgctgGACCTTAGCAGGAGAGCCAGCAACATGCACCAGGCGGGAGAAGGGTCCGAACTATACTGAACATCTTCCTGGACTTACCTACATATGGGGAATTATAACTGTCTATGTCTTCTGCAACATAAACATGTCCGAAAATCAAGGGAACCCACGGTAAAACATAGGCTTTATTTGCTTCACACATAAGGATTATAGTCACTTCAGTAAGCTAGGTCATGGTACATTACTATTATTTCCTTATAGAACCTACAAGCTAGCTTAGCCGACTGCTCCTAAGTGTATGTTTCGATATTACGATATCGACGATGGCCCTTGGTTAGTACATTAAAGGAAGCTCATGATACTGTTCAACTACACTAAGTATAGGATAATATAATCTATGAATTCTGTGGCTAGCATTTCCGGAGTTTTCTGCTTGGACCTTACACACTTGCATCGTTGCTGGCTAACATTTATCAGCATACTTTGGTGATTAATTTCAGTAACGTCAATGTGATGAATACTATATTAGTTTTCCCTCTTGTTTTTAAACGTCATCCACGAATTCGTATAAGAATATAATTTATGAGGTATACATGTaatgtctgttttttttatagCTCGTCACAAGGCAATAAACATTTATGTTTCTAAACTTTTACAGAACCATGTCAGAGTACTACTCGCCAACGGGTAAAGGTAGGTCAAACATTAGGATTTAGGTGATATGGACCTTATTCACATTGCGGAGGTGCTACAAACATGACAAGATGCTATACACAAGGTGCCTAGGCTTTAGCCTTGTTGTGATCTGTGTGCTTATTTATTGAGAAAGATGATCGTATGACTTGGGTGTATCTACTGCTGTAGAAGGCTAAGATGCACAACAAATAATTTAATATTCCAGGAGAGATAGCTTCGGTTTTTTTCTCTAATCACCATTGtggtctgtttttatttttctgtctaAACGACAGTTTTAATCACACTAGTCTTTGCTATTGCTTGTTTGGCTCATGGTGATATCAATTTGATCAGAAGCTTGTGCAGTTTAGTCCTGCAAGTGTAAGCACATCCTGTGCACAGAGGATACGGAACAGAATAAGATCCTTGCCTTTTATTAGCCTCTTGAGCAATACTAGTTGAAGTACCAACTTCCCCTAGTTTTCAGTAAACGTGTCTGCTTTGTGTGGATCTGTCTTCACGTCCCCTGTTTTCAGTCTAGAGGTGTGTATaaatattcaaatgttttttaaatagtTATTTCGTTTGTATGTGTTCAACTTTTTTGACCCTTTGTGCAGGGACCACTGTAAATTGTTCAATTTTAACAGTTTGAAGCTTAGGTTATAGTCACATACTACTACATAGGTGATTCAAAGATGCTTGGGTCAGAAGGCAGCTTTTAACTCAGATTTAgcaccacagcttgtatttagTGTCAACAAATATGTTTCTTCACAAAGCCATGTAAGCCATGCAAACAAGAATAGCCACGCAAATATAAATGACTAATGAGAAGAAGCAGGCCTTATGTCtcagtaaaataataatacactgaCTAATTTTTGAATGATAAACTCTACCAACTTGGTTTGAATCATGTAAAAATAACTGGGCCTTATCTTTCTGCCCAGGCCCttatctctctgtttctgtgaaACCCGGGGAAGTTGACCACTTTTAAACCACTCGTTCTGCAGAAAAATCTCCTCTGTCTTATTTTACGCAGACTCTAGATCTACTTCTTGCTACTTCTTACTACTTATGCTTCTTATTGGTCTTCTTGTAAACAAAGTTTACTTCATCTTCCCATATTTGCATGGCTAGGATTTTTTGCATGGCTTCGAGGGGTCACTTATCTGCAAGCTGTGGTGCCCAGCACTTGCTAGTTAGAAATCAGAAGAGGGTTTATTTCATATCCGCAATGTCTACCATTATGCTAGTCCAGATCATGTTATACTATGTTATCTGGTCAATTTTTGAAACTTTTTGTTTGGATTTGGATAAGGAAATTCCAAAAAGGAATCCCtggttatttttttaaaattattatttgtatgtatttcagTGAAGGACTATCTGGGTTGTCCAATGCAGCAGTACTCTCCCTCCCAGCTACCCTATTTCCAGGAGTCCCCCATGAAACCCTCTCAGGTTCAAAACCGCCTCTCATTATCAGTACAAAAGAGGATGTCGCCTCGGCAAAGCCATAAGTCTCTTACCCCAGCCAACACTCGAACTATAGATTCACTCTCCTCTCCAAAAGTGGCCAAACCAGCGGAAAATTTTCAGGTAAAGATCTCAGCCGGTATTTCATCAGGTTCTTAACTTGTACTGTATACATAGTTTCCAATAAGAACAGTCTTTCTAACTGACGACCGGCAATATTATTCAATGTTCACAACTTTCCTTTCCTTTGCTAGAACAATGCTTTCCGAGTACAGAAACAAACTGCACAAACTTCTTCAAGTTTGAAGTTACATCCCGGTAAGATTATCTCACGTGATCGCTCCAAAAATATATCTTCATTTGACTGTAATCCCTTACCCCCTGAGTAGAAATCACATGATGGCACATGACTTTCCTCAGTCTTCTATTtgctcatttgcataaaatcattGTGTAAGAAGGTGTCCCAAGTTTtggtatatatgtgtatatatatatatgttttattctttcttgaAATTTTATATCTTTCTttctgccgtttatatctaaggGTTTTACTGTACTTCATCAACAAATAATACCTCTTACTTAAATGCTAGATTATTCTCAGGAAAGCAATTGCTGGTAAAAATCAATAACTGACCAAATAAACGGTGTCCGTTGTATCTTTTCTCCAGCTCGGAGCAACTGTTCGTTACTGAAGAGGTGCAGTGACTCTGAAGTAATCGACAGCAGCCTGAAAAAACCATGCCTCCAAAATTCAATACCAGGCCCAGTTCAGAACCCAAAATGCGTCGCTAGCCAATCCCAGTGCCTGTCAGCGTTGTCAAGCTCCTCGCCAAGCGCCTTGATAAGGTTGGAGCTGTCACCGGAGAAAACAAACACGAATCTCGCCAAAGAAGCGGCTAGTAGCCCGTCGGTACACTCGATGATGCTGCCGCAATTGAACCCCCCATCGTCGCCTGACTCTGATATTATGCCTCCGTCCAATTCGCCCGGGTTCCCAGGGGTGAGGAAAGCCCACATGGTGAAAGTCACAGAGGATTATGTGTATTTACGTTCCCCAATCAAATCTTCTTTTGAACAACGCTTGAGGATGCTGATACAGACAAAGAAAAGAGAAGGTGTCAGAAGCCCATGTCATCGGCTTCAACGGGAGAACAACAGCGCAACTGTGCAGGACAGCAGCATCAACAGTAGTGGCCGTCTGGAAAGCCACCAGATAGGCTGTTCTCAGCAAACTATCCCCCCACAGGTAAAGCTGCCCTGTAAGGATGAGAAATCAGGAGAAAGTACCACAGAGGAGATTGGTGACGAGTGTAGGGCTCCAAAACAAACCTCCAAATCCACTTCTACTGGGCCACTGGGCGGTAACACGGGGCAAAATAAATCCATGAGCAGGAGAGCCTCTGTAATACCTGATGACATAGCTGACCTTTTCACCCCCGACCCCTTGATCTACGTCTCAAACCCTAAGCATAAAGCAGTAGTACTATCCACGGCAGAGCAGGAAAAACTGGGCCCCAACTCCACGGAGGGTGACTGTGTTCCAGACTCGGCGGAAGCCGCCTCCTGTACCCCCTCAGCTGAATCTCCTTCTCAGCAAAAACAGCATTCCACTGGCACAAATTGTGCACGTCTAACTGCCTCTGTCAATGTGAAGGATGCCAAATATACGTCTTGCCCTAAACTACCCATACTCGTTATTCAATTGGAAAGGTTGAATATGGATTTGCCCCTCAACTCAATATCACTAGCAGGTGGACTAAAACTCCCAGTTTCTTTACCGAATAAGCAGctcaataaacacaacagtgAACCGGTGGAGGTGCATAAAACTCCTCTCAACCCAGAGAATCGGACATCAGCCACGGGGGACGCGTTACCCGCAGTGGAGGGTTCTTCTTCCAAAGACCCTTCGTCCTCCGCACGTCCGTCCACAAAGGAAGACGCCGATCATGGTGGGACGATAGTGGTCAAAGACGACGAGGAACCGGGCTTTGACCTCTTCTTCGGAGTGGATCCAGATGAAGCACAGAGCAGTGAAGAGGAGCCGATTCCCACCATGAAGGAGATGCTGCAGATCGTGGCTGAACAGCCGGACATGCCGGAGAATAAGGCCTTACCGGAGCCCCCCAGTCCCATCTACGCACCTACGCCATCTACGCAGCTACGCACCATCCCCAGCAGAATGGTTTGCTGGGTCATTTAAGCATCCTATTTGTTTGAAACTTATAGAAACAGTAGTATTGAAAGTGTTGAACTTTTGTTTTGTCAGTAGATTATTGGTTCTAAATAGACAAAATTATAGTAGTAAACTCTAGACCCTGGCGACAAAAAAGCATCAACAACATGTAGGTTTAATGAccctttgctttttttttttttcagcgtCGTCGGGCACTTAAGTCCACCTCCAAAGCACTTGGCTGCAGAAACAACCTGGACCAGATGCTGTTGGATATCCGCAGCATTAAGAGGTACCCTAGTCGGATCTTGCTCCCATTGAGCACCAGCCAACTACGCAATGTGGACCATGATGGCGGGAAATGTTGTCCACCGGtttttgttcccccccccccccccccccccccatcagatcTAAAGACCAGGAGACGGTGCTGCTCTCCTGCATAGACGACGACTTGAGGAAAGCTGAGTatggggaggacgaggaggccTATTATGGGGCCATCCCGTCTGATCAGCAGTGAGTGAGAAGGATACCTTTGACGCGTTTGTCTTTTGCATGACACATTTTTACTTGcatacatacatttgtttgattgattgactttGGTTTCCCTGCCTTGTTACTGTGTTGATACCGAAGTGTAATGCTTTTATTTTCGATTcttgtattattttttgtttctttattattatcacTCATGCCTCCTGATCTCTTTGTCCTCCAGGGAATTCGTGCAGCGGTTCCCGGTGGTGTCCAGCAGCATCAAGGATGTCCACCCTGGAGAGGTGGTGTTCGACCTGGACACTTGTGGACGCCTCTTCAGCCAGCACACACTGCAACTCAGACACTGCAAGAGCGACCCTCAGGGAACCACGCAGAAGACCCTTCTCTGGTGAGCAGAagcgtttgtgtgtcagtggtaTTTGTTGATTAGTGGACATTTTTATCCAAGGCACCATACATTGAATACATATCCATTTCATCATGGAGCAGTTGGGGGGGTTACACATCTTGCTGAAGGAAACCTTCAGGTAGACCGCAAGCATTGAGGTTCGAACAAACAACCATGCAGCCAGGTGTCAAGCACTAACTAACCGCTAGAGTACTGGACTATACTGCTCCCAGATATTACACATTAATATAAGGCTTGTGACCCCACAGGCGATAATCGCCTTTTTTTATGGAAGCCTAAGAGCATTTGAAGATTATGTTGGTAGTAATAGCATATATGGTCCTATTTGAGTAAATTATCATGGAATGATTTTTCATAATGGTAAGACATTGTTCTGTTGGAGGTTTCAATATTCTACATTGATTTTGGATTTGAACTTACTAAAACGTTCTTGAGTCTTCTTAAAATGAGGGAGTATCGCCAGGAaaaactcccatgatgcattctgatgtacaagccttATTGGAAATTCTCCATTCATCAATGGTGGATAACAAATGAACGGTACTAACTTTCTACAAAGACAACGATGATCgttctctttgtttgtttgagagAGCGGATTGCGTCATTCTCAAAGATAGACTATAGTTTATGATGATTAGGGTTCAAATCTCAACAATGGTTCTAATGTTGGTGCTCCATGGTTACGtggtctctctcttgccctGCTCTCTGAAGGTCAAGCCCCGCTCAGCTGAATTTACATATCCGCATCGGCATGTTTCAGGACGCATTCGACTTCTCCCCCTGCCCGCCAAAGGTCACACGATTCCTGTTCAAGGTAAGATCTGGTGCGCCCGTCCCACCCGTCTTGGAAAGCctggattttttttaatgttgtttcATCGGAAACATATGAACATTTCTCAAATCTCATGGAAAAGAGCTTGAACATTGAgctacaaaatatatattatgtttgTGTGGGCTATATTCAGTCACCATATTCTATATTCAGTTGTCTTCCAAAGGTAAGGAGCTCGCTTGCAATGTTTTTTGAGGGGATACTGGTTTGAGATATAAGATATTATAACGAAATATACGTGACAGAATGAAACACAACTTAACATTAGGGAACACATTTGTAAGCTTTCGTCTGAATCTTTTTTTTGCAGGTCGAGGTGTCTTTCACACCTATTGCAATCACGTTAGCATGATAGCTAATGCTATCGTGCTAACGTAATTGCCAGTTGCTAACGTGAGTCCTCTCAGGCTAAAGTGCCTTAGTCAAAAAAAAGGCTGGCATATAAAGTACCGGTAGTCTTTTTGCATACCCCACTGCACTATGGTTCTTTCCAGCTTTCACCAGATAACCAAAATTATTTGGGAtgattatttgatttgatattCTTGACATTGACTGATTGTACGTCAAAGGTTATTATAACGCTTACTGCGAATTGGTTCAgagatttcattgataaaaaagagaTTGTGGTATCATGCTACTCATTCAAAAGATGAGGGTAACCGCTACTGACATTTTATGCAATGAAATATTAACCTCTGTgagctagggctgggcgatatgacgatatcataccgtggacgatatgaaagtgtctaccgggagagatttggccatatcgtttataccgagagagaaaaaaaaaaaaaaaaaaattatattgcaccgcactgactgaagcaaggcaggtgtgagactcacctgttaacttgaaaaaaaatctcatttgtattgaagaaacagttctatttttaccaccagctatttgcacagcacataactttattttataagtgtataattagtatttaaaatatttgtgtgatgctgtgatttttattttatattacactgcactgactgacagccaggcaggtgtgaagcacacctttaaattttttttttatttgtattgaaaaaacagttcaatgtttacaagtaggggtgcaacggatcaaaaaactcactgttcggatcgttcctcggatcaAGAGTCaaggatcggatcatttttcggatcagcaaaaaaaataaaaaaaatagcgtttgtgattgctttagcccggtctgattgtggaagaaggggctgcttaaatgccgcggtgatgagcggttgttgagccgctttcggtttcactcctgtcagtgaaacaccggggtgatgtcgctgtaaatgcgtggccatgctcgatgtgtttttctttatgttggcaatagctatgtcagctacgtgttacgtctgtgtggtaacctaggcgacaggtttgtgtggcagcgcgagtatggaaacagacgtagcactggaggcagcagttatcgttacagtagtcaccgaagtctagcctacttttattttccatgcccactgttcttcatgttgtacgctgaggacaataaatcacaacgagccataggactgtttgcttattgaaaagggaactgttgcagacttttacccagagcgtgttaagtagctctgtccctggaactagcaggaatggttacggctgtgtgtggactgaacatttttttttcataaatcaatccgcggatcatgcgtgtgccgaaccgaaatagatgatccgaacggatcacggatcaatgatgatccgttgcacccctattTACAAGATGTTGgcactatatgacactgcagttaatgacagattgttcgctacttactcctttgtaagcatggaaattcaagttcaaaataaaagaaaaaactgatcaaatgtgaagtatggttattttaagccatttattattttaatttacttcaaaaataccatatcgtgatatatatccatatcgtgatataaaattactcatatcgtgatataagattttgtccatatcgcccagccctgaGCACAGATAGGCTATATAAAAACGTTCTTAAAAAATACTTGGCTGAAAAGAGTTAGAACCCGGTCTGCTTCTCAAGTTTTAATGTGCCGTATCTCTGTGTTCACAGATGATGTCCGTTCACACTGAGAGAATGAT harbors:
- the slf2 gene encoding SMC5-SMC6 complex localization factor protein 2 isoform X2 — protein: MSENQGNPRTMSEYYSPTGKVKDYLGCPMQQYSPSQLPYFQESPMKPSQVQNRLSLSVQKRMSPRQSHKSLTPANTRTIDSLSSPKVAKPAENFQNNAFRVQKQTAQTSSSLKLHPARSNCSLLKRCSDSEVIDSSLKKPCLQNSIPGPVQNPKCVASQSQCLSALSSSSPSALIRLELSPEKTNTNLAKEAASSPSVHSMMLPQLNPPSSPDSDIMPPSNSPGFPGVRKAHMVKVTEDYVYLRSPIKSSFEQRLRMLIQTKKREGVRSPCHRLQRENNSATVQDSSINSSGRLESHQIGCSQQTIPPQVKLPCKDEKSGESTTEEIGDECRAPKQTSKSTSTGPLGGNTGQNKSMSRRASVIPDDIADLFTPDPLIYVSNPKHKAVVLSTAEQEKLGPNSTEGDCVPDSAEAASCTPSAESPSQQKQHSTGTNCARLTASVNVKDAKYTSCPKLPILVIQLERLNMDLPLNSISLAGGLKLPVSLPNKQLNKHNSEPVEVHKTPLNPENRTSATGDALPAVEGSSSKDPSSSARPSTKEDADHGGTIVVKDDEEPGFDLFFGVDPDEAQSSEEEPIPTMKEMLQIVAEQPDMPENKALPEPPSPIYAPTPSTQLRTIPSRMRRRALKSTSKALGCRNNLDQMLLDIRSIKRSKDQETVLLSCIDDDLRKAEYGEDEEAYYGAIPSDQQEFVQRFPVVSSSIKDVHPGEVVFDLDTCGRLFSQHTLQLRHCKSDPQGTTQKTLLWSSPAQLNLHIRIGMFQDAFDFSPCPPKVTRFLFKMMSVHTERMISDKILQALCVIARSAANHIVKSGSQKFEVWVPSVADVTLVLLNMGASFVTLFPLEMLQPPFSEGDLLADKDISSGSPSDPKKRSTFPKHNYSNVFKYLSYCMDLCPRAFSDPELLLLLAVSCRLGLEVHFALEPHIDLRCLQRHILSNVRDWENMLPRMCLAVTELTADHHNMCCLVQLLPDHARGKQLRRHLSVCMISKLLDGSCTYKPSVKEFQLSYLLPYLSRMKPSSLRSRMLSDMDTIDQQTYYLCYSLLTLFSQASNYSLFQPSQKEQLLELCYELDRHIKRDMNENDKCLYRNRVNDLVARIYTTWLKLIQRIRPLNDQLFDFWKPSPQEMLSSSSVETKEMSEEEEEEEEGSDAPDQPGLSIDREEEVDEDMDEGEPTGAMENDKEPEQMKGPAGGEVFTAVVMEHS
- the slf2 gene encoding SMC5-SMC6 complex localization factor protein 2 isoform X1, whose product is MSENQGNPRTMSEYYSPTGKVKDYLGCPMQQYSPSQLPYFQESPMKPSQVQNRLSLSVQKRMSPRQSHKSLTPANTRTIDSLSSPKVAKPAENFQNNAFRVQKQTAQTSSSLKLHPARSNCSLLKRCSDSEVIDSSLKKPCLQNSIPGPVQNPKCVASQSQCLSALSSSSPSALIRLELSPEKTNTNLAKEAASSPSVHSMMLPQLNPPSSPDSDIMPPSNSPGFPGVRKAHMVKVTEDYVYLRSPIKSSFEQRLRMLIQTKKREGVRSPCHRLQRENNSATVQDSSINSSGRLESHQIGCSQQTIPPQVKLPCKDEKSGESTTEEIGDECRAPKQTSKSTSTGPLGGNTGQNKSMSRRASVIPDDIADLFTPDPLIYVSNPKHKAVVLSTAEQEKLGPNSTEGDCVPDSAEAASCTPSAESPSQQKQHSTGTNCARLTASVNVKDAKYTSCPKLPILVIQLERLNMDLPLNSISLAGGLKLPVSLPNKQLNKHNSEPVEVHKTPLNPENRTSATGDALPAVEGSSSKDPSSSARPSTKEDADHGGTIVVKDDEEPGFDLFFGVDPDEAQSSEEEPIPTMKEMLQIVAEQPDMPENKALPEPPSPIYAPTPSTQLRTIPSRMVCWRRRALKSTSKALGCRNNLDQMLLDIRSIKRSKDQETVLLSCIDDDLRKAEYGEDEEAYYGAIPSDQQEFVQRFPVVSSSIKDVHPGEVVFDLDTCGRLFSQHTLQLRHCKSDPQGTTQKTLLWSSPAQLNLHIRIGMFQDAFDFSPCPPKVTRFLFKMMSVHTERMISDKILQALCVIARSAANHIVKSGSQKFEVWVPSVADVTLVLLNMGASFVTLFPLEMLQPPFSEGDLLADKDISSGSPSDPKKRSTFPKHNYSNVFKYLSYCMDLCPRAFSDPELLLLLAVSCRLGLEVHFALEPHIDLRCLQRHILSNVRDWENMLPRMCLAVTELTADHHNMCCLVQLLPDHARGKQLRRHLSVCMISKLLDGSCTYKPSVKEFQLSYLLPYLSRMKPSSLRSRMLSDMDTIDQQTYYLCYSLLTLFSQASNYSLFQPSQKEQLLELCYELDRHIKRDMNENDKCLYRNRVNDLVARIYTTWLKLIQRIRPLNDQLFDFWKPSPQEMLSSSSVETKEMSEEEEEEEEGSDAPDQPGLSIDREEEVDEDMDEGEPTGAMENDKEPEQMKGPAGGEVFTAVVMEHS